The DNA window TGGTTCGACTGGGAGGAGCTGCGCGCGGCCATCGGGCCCCGCACGCGCCTGCTCATCCTCAACACGCCCCACAATCCCACGGGCAAGGTCTTCACTCGCGAGGAGCTGGAGCGGATTGGCGCGCTGTGCGCCGAGCATGATGTGAAGGTGCTGTCGGACGAAGTCTACGAGCACATCACCTTCGCGCCCGCGCGCCACGTGCGCCCGGCCACGGTGCCTTCGCTGGCGGACCGGACGGTGACGGTGAGCAGCGGCGGCAAGAGCTTCAGCCTCACGGGCTGGAAGGTGGGGTGGATCATCGCTCCGCCCGCACTGCGAGATGCGATCCAGCGCGCGCACCAGTTCGTGACCTTCGCCACCGCGTCCCCCCTCCAGGCGGCCATGGCCGCGGCGCTCCGACTGCCGGACGCCTACTTCTCGGACCTGGCGGCGGCGTACCTCGCACGACGTGAGCGCCTGATGGCGGGGCTGCGAGAGGCTGGGCTGAAAGCCTACCTACCGGACGGTAGCTACTTCATCCTCGCGGACATCGCCGGGTTCGGCTTCGCCGATGACGTGGCGTTCTGCCGGCACCTCGTCTCGGAGGTGGGCGTGGCGGCCATTCCTCCGAGTGTCTTCTACGGCCCCGAGCACCGGCACCTGGGGCAGGGGCTCGCCCGGTTCGCGTTCTGCAAGACGGACGCGGTGCTCGACGAGGCCTCTCGGAGGCTGCGCGCGAACCTCACGCCTCGGCGCTGACGCTGTCAGCCCGCGTCCGGTTCATTGCGAGGCTCGAGCGCGGTTGCTACATCCCTCCGAGGAGGGCGGTGCCGCACTTCCCGGCCACCGCGTGTTCGCGTGGACTTCTTCGGCGAGCTGTATCTGCGCAGCACGTTGCCGTTCCTCTCCGAAGCCGTCACGGCGAGAGAGGCGGACTACCTCGCGCGCGCGTTCGCCGACGCGCCTGTCGCGGGCCCCATCGCGGACCTGGGCTGTGGCCATGGGCGTCATGCCTCGCGGCTCAATGTGTCGGGGCCGCTGGCGCAGCGCATCATCGGCCTGGAGAAGGACGCGCTCTCGCTGTCGATGCGGCGCCGAGGCTTTCCCGTCGTCAGAGGAGATCTCCGCGCGCTGCCCTTTCAGGACGGGACGCTGGCCGGAGCCTACGCGTGGTACTCCACGCTGTTCGCCTTCACGGACGAAGAGCACGTGGCCATCCTGCGTGAGCTGGCTCGCGCGATGAAGCGGGGAGGGCGGCTGGTGTTTCACTCGGTACCGCACGAGCGGCTCGCCGCGTCACCGCGCGCCGCGTTCCAGCGAACGCTCCCCGATGGCGGCGTGCTGGAGGAGGAGAGCCAGTTCGACGTATCCACCGGACGCGACGTGGGGCGGCGGACGTTGACGCTGAAGGATGGCCGAGTCCTGTCTGCGTGCTACTCCATTCGCTACTATCCCCTTGCGGAACTTGCCGGGCTGTTGGAAAGCACCGGGTTCTCAATCACCTGGGTACACGGTGGGCTCGACGGTGAGCCGCTGACGCAGTTGTCTGCCGACCTGATTGTTGGAGCGGTGCTTCGAGATGGCTGAGACCCCACATTCACGAGCGCGCGGTACCCTGCTAGGCCAGCTTCCGAAGCAGGTCGACGTCTACGAAGTGGGGCCTCGCGACGGCTTGCAGAACGAGCTGCGCACGCTGCCCACGCGAGACAAGGCGCGGCTCATCGACGCTCTCGTGAATGCGGGCGAGAAGCGCATCGAGGTCACCTCATTCGTTTCGCCCAAGTGGATTCCTCAGCTGGCGGACGCGGAGGAGCTGCTGAAGCTGGTGGGGCGGCGCGATGGTGTCGTGTTCTCCGCGCTGGTGCCCAACCTCAAGGGGCTGGAGCGCGCGAAGGACGCGGGCCTCGAGGAGGCCGCGGTGTTCATCTCCGCTTCCGAGGCCCACTCCAAGAAGAACATCAACAAGACCATCGCCGAGGCCATGGCGAGCGCGCGCGAGGTGACGGCGGCCGCGCTCCAGGCTGGGATGCGCGTGCGGGGCTACCTGTCCACGGTCTGGGGTTGCCCCTACGAGGGCCACGTCCCCGTGGAGCGGGTGGTGGATATCTGCCGCTACCTGGTGGACGCGGGCATCTACCAGCTCAGCCTGGGCGATACGATCGGCGTGGGAACTCCCCGGCAGACGGAGGAGATCCTCGGCGCGCTGCTCCAGCACATTCCCGTGGAGAAGCTCGCGCTGCATCTGCACGACACGCGGGGAACCGCGTTGGCCAACTCCCTCGTGGGCTTGTCGGCCGGCGTGACGACCTTCGACGCGAGCATCGGTGGACTCGGCGGCTGTCCCTATGCCCCAGGCGCCGCGGGCAACCTGGCCACCGAGGACGCCGTCTTCATGTTCCACGGCATGGGCGTGGACACCG is part of the Myxococcus landrumus genome and encodes:
- a CDS encoding aminotransferase class I/II-fold pyridoxal phosphate-dependent enzyme, whose protein sequence is MSRSVSSQRVSRFGTTVFSEFSALAQKHGAVNLGQGFPDFDGPDAVKEAAQRAIREGVNQYAITTGARDLRVAIAEHAARFYGQTVDPDTMVTVTSGATEAILDVLLGLVDPGDEVVAFEPFYDSYDANITFVGATPRWVPLRPPDAAHAQWWFDWEELRAAIGPRTRLLILNTPHNPTGKVFTREELERIGALCAEHDVKVLSDEVYEHITFAPARHVRPATVPSLADRTVTVSSGGKSFSLTGWKVGWIIAPPALRDAIQRAHQFVTFATASPLQAAMAAALRLPDAYFSDLAAAYLARRERLMAGLREAGLKAYLPDGSYFILADIAGFGFADDVAFCRHLVSEVGVAAIPPSVFYGPEHRHLGQGLARFAFCKTDAVLDEASRRLRANLTPRR
- a CDS encoding class I SAM-dependent methyltransferase — its product is MDFFGELYLRSTLPFLSEAVTAREADYLARAFADAPVAGPIADLGCGHGRHASRLNVSGPLAQRIIGLEKDALSLSMRRRGFPVVRGDLRALPFQDGTLAGAYAWYSTLFAFTDEEHVAILRELARAMKRGGRLVFHSVPHERLAASPRAAFQRTLPDGGVLEEESQFDVSTGRDVGRRTLTLKDGRVLSACYSIRYYPLAELAGLLESTGFSITWVHGGLDGEPLTQLSADLIVGAVLRDG
- a CDS encoding hydroxymethylglutaryl-CoA lyase; this translates as MAETPHSRARGTLLGQLPKQVDVYEVGPRDGLQNELRTLPTRDKARLIDALVNAGEKRIEVTSFVSPKWIPQLADAEELLKLVGRRDGVVFSALVPNLKGLERAKDAGLEEAAVFISASEAHSKKNINKTIAEAMASAREVTAAALQAGMRVRGYLSTVWGCPYEGHVPVERVVDICRYLVDAGIYQLSLGDTIGVGTPRQTEEILGALLQHIPVEKLALHLHDTRGTALANSLVGLSAGVTTFDASIGGLGGCPYAPGAAGNLATEDAVFMFHGMGVDTGINLDRLVEAGEIAQELIGRKLAGKYLQAALGEREKKASRRAQT